From the Caldicellulosiruptoraceae bacterium PP1 genome, the window ATAAGTCAGGATCTGGGATATCCTTCGTCCATAAATAATTTGAAAATAATTCTTCATTAATATCATTTAAATCAATTTTATCATTTTTTATGTCCATTGCCAAACGTTTTACAGCATCAATAATTTCTGTTCTTCCACCATAGTTAAGTGCGATAACAGTACATAGCCCTGTTCTATTTTTGGTTTTTTCTTGAGCATTTAAAATTCTTCTTTGAATATCATAATCTAATTTTGTAATATCACCTATTACTCTAATACTTATTTGAGTTTTTTGAATTAAATTTTCTATCTCTTTATCAAAAAATTCTCTTAATAAATTCATAAGGTTATTAACTTCCTCTTTGGGTCTTTTCCAATTTTCTGTTGAAAATGCATATACTGTCAAGTACTTTATTCCTATCTCATCAGCAAATAAAACAATTTCTTTAAGTTTTTGAGCACCAAATCTATGGCCTGCCATTCTTGGAAGTCCTCTCTTTTGAGCCCATCTTCCGTTACCATCCATAATGATTGCTATATGTTTAGGTAAATTTGTATCTTTTAATTTATCTATTTTTTTTCTTTTTAAAAACTCAAACATACAAAACCCTCCATATAAAAAATAACGCGGGAATTTTAAACCCCGCATTATATATTCTAAACTTCCATAATTTCCTTCTCTTTTGATTGAAGTAGCTTATCTATTTGGTCTATGTATTTATCGTGTAGTTTTTGCACGTCATTTTCTGTATCTTTAAGATCATCCTCTGTGATTTCATTATTTTTTTTCATTTTCTTGTATTCTTCCATCGTATCTCTTCTAATTGTTCTTATTGCTACTTTTGCTTCTTCTGCTAATTTCTTTACTTGTTTCACCAATTCTTTTCTTCTTTCTTCTGTTAACTCAGGAAATACTAATCTTATAACCTTTCCATCATTTATTGGATTAATTCCTATATCAGCCTTCTGAATGGCTTTTTCAATTTCTTTTAGCATTTTTACATCCCATGGTTGAATTACAATTACTCTTGCTTCAGGAACTGTAATAGATGCAGTCTGTGGAATTGGAGTCATTGCACCATAATAATCAACTGTAATCCTATCTAATATATGAGGATTTGCTCGACCTGCTCTGACATTTGTAAATTCACTTTTTAATGTTTCAATTGTCTTTTTCATTTTCTCTTCAGCTAATTGAATAG encodes:
- the frr gene encoding ribosome recycling factor: MAEPIQLAEEKMKKTIETLKSEFTNVRAGRANPHILDRITVDYYGAMTPIPQTASITVPEARVIVIQPWDVKMLKEIEKAIQKADIGINPINDGKVIRLVFPELTEERRKELVKQVKKLAEEAKVAIRTIRRDTMEEYKKMKKNNEITEDDLKDTENDVQKLHDKYIDQIDKLLQSKEKEIMEV
- a CDS encoding isoprenyl transferase, yielding MFEFLKRKKIDKLKDTNLPKHIAIIMDGNGRWAQKRGLPRMAGHRFGAQKLKEIVLFADEIGIKYLTVYAFSTENWKRPKEEVNNLMNLLREFFDKEIENLIQKTQISIRVIGDITKLDYDIQRRILNAQEKTKNRTGLCTVIALNYGGRTEIIDAVKRLAMDIKNDKIDLNDINEELFSNYLWTKDIPDPDLLIRPSGEMRISNFLLWQISYSEFWFSNVLWPDFKKEDLLKAIDDYNLRNRRFGGV